In a genomic window of Macaca nemestrina isolate mMacNem1 chromosome 18, mMacNem.hap1, whole genome shotgun sequence:
- the LOC112424281 gene encoding putative uncharacterized protein FLJ46214: MSPTKDSHLSPHFPQDSGIHVPTPPESGVLTLNPPVSQGPGVGPRTGRGNRLCRPPDCSAARSFCLLPGPPLGTGAPRSPRVAQGLGFRGSGQRARRTGLTSPSPQGGLHSLGAHTCAPPPPLARCPCAVLLAGPECHRGPSPAAPRPLPRISLTWPSLAPLPPPPPPKRPGHGNLSPYPSAFSCPGVGASSPPTPGPRCRKPGEGAGLTPDG, from the coding sequence ATGTCCCCCACCAAGGattcccacctcagtccccacTTTCCACAGGACTCAGGCATTCACGTCCCCACCCCTCCGGAGTCAGGAGTCCTGACCCTCAACCCCCCAGTTTCCCAGGGCCCTGGCGTAGGGCCCAGGACAGGGCGAGGTAACAGGTTGTGCCGGCCGCCCGACTGCAGCGCGGCTCGGAGTTTCTGTTTACTTCCTGGCCCGCCCCTGGGGACGGGAGCCCCGCGCTCCCCTAGGGTTGCTCAGGGGTTGGGGTTCAGGGGCTCAGGTCAGAGGGCCCGACGCACCGGGCTTACCAGCCCCAGCCCTCAGGGGGGTCTCCACTCACTAGGTGCACACACCTgtgctccccctcctcctctcgcCCGATGTCCATGTGCAGTCCTGCTCGCAGGACCTGAGTGTCACCGTGGTCCTAGCCCAGCCGCCCCTAGGCCGCTCCCGAGAATCTCCCTGACTTGGCCCTCGCTGgccccgctccccccaccccctccacccaAGAGACCCGGACATGGAAACCTCTCCCCCTACCCTTCCGCATTTAGCTGCCCAGGTGTTGGGGCCTCCAGCCCCCCGACCCCTGGCCCCAGGTGTCGGAAGCCCGGAGAAGGGGCTGGGCTCACCCCCGACGGCTGA